A single window of Ferrimonas balearica DSM 9799 DNA harbors:
- a CDS encoding multiheme c-type cytochrome: protein MKQFRKPHLAVLVAAAMALAGCADDGKDGAPGEPGTPGEPGPGTPPPTVEMTEMTNVKVLNFAVEEGQVVYEIEVTDQDGTLVVGLDAVEGKFASWTERGYVLSRSGEGTLGGYGNLSTEGAVLEMGEPGQYTFTLPMANVTPGEEGLLWLRVGASDGPIMRSKPMVVNKPENTHSSTTAACNACHVDYATSSLKHPSYSAIDMEGEGDLVGGCLICHNSVSRADENGGYATNTLSKIAHVNHPENGFERDFSVLNCATCHETTPINTSIAGPGCVDCHNPGAAVGPISPNADPNFDIRAIHGQKIALAEIDTLRTTHKTTLSAPYWDAAVAWEGGGTGAICTDLKLFKVEGETETQLDIGALYADHTLVYASAYIHAYDSETDSLIGRPSPFNAQQYVARDDGTRAICYPSLAAADGSYGTQYSVANLVASSRLTFAQTGWVDDDGKDGVSFTNYSDVVSTDYFDGVAAPSFTKESGFERRLAVTNDSCVSCHNSETNYHKNGGYQNGGVDCLACHNNGQNRASKFSGPGFGPMVHSMHWGEGNTKLSEDGTPNSASKLNAENCVTCHADGIDLYAIPNRYMLSRAYNEGGDSKVMSSPVTANCYACHTSDSAMNHMTQNGGEINVVADPMWFTTPTAESCATCHAEGKSFGIEKFHVFER, encoded by the coding sequence ATGAAACAGTTCAGGAAACCGCACCTTGCTGTATTAGTGGCAGCGGCCATGGCGTTGGCCGGTTGTGCTGATGATGGTAAAGACGGCGCACCGGGTGAACCCGGTACTCCGGGCGAACCGGGTCCCGGCACCCCGCCACCGACGGTCGAGATGACCGAAATGACCAACGTGAAAGTGCTTAACTTTGCCGTGGAAGAGGGTCAGGTGGTTTATGAAATTGAGGTGACTGACCAGGACGGTACCCTGGTGGTGGGCCTGGATGCAGTGGAAGGGAAGTTCGCTTCCTGGACTGAGCGCGGTTACGTGCTGAGCCGCAGTGGCGAAGGCACGCTGGGGGGCTATGGCAACCTGTCCACTGAGGGCGCCGTTCTGGAGATGGGCGAGCCCGGCCAGTATACCTTTACTCTGCCGATGGCCAACGTGACCCCAGGTGAAGAGGGGTTGCTGTGGTTGCGTGTTGGTGCCTCTGATGGCCCGATCATGCGCTCCAAGCCGATGGTGGTGAACAAGCCGGAGAACACCCACTCCAGCACCACCGCCGCCTGTAATGCCTGCCACGTGGATTACGCCACCAGCAGCCTGAAGCACCCCAGCTACAGTGCCATCGATATGGAAGGCGAGGGTGACCTGGTGGGCGGCTGCCTGATCTGCCACAACTCCGTGTCCCGGGCCGATGAGAATGGCGGTTACGCCACCAACACGCTGTCCAAGATCGCCCACGTCAATCACCCGGAAAACGGCTTTGAGCGTGACTTCTCGGTGCTGAACTGCGCGACTTGTCACGAGACCACCCCGATCAACACAAGCATCGCTGGCCCCGGCTGTGTGGATTGCCACAATCCGGGGGCGGCGGTTGGCCCGATCAGCCCGAACGCCGATCCGAACTTCGACATTCGCGCCATTCACGGTCAGAAGATCGCACTGGCGGAGATCGACACGCTGCGCACCACCCACAAGACCACCCTGTCTGCCCCTTACTGGGATGCCGCGGTGGCCTGGGAAGGTGGTGGCACCGGCGCCATCTGTACTGACCTGAAGCTGTTTAAAGTGGAAGGCGAAACGGAAACCCAGCTGGACATCGGTGCCCTGTATGCCGATCACACCCTGGTGTACGCCAGCGCCTACATCCACGCCTATGACAGCGAAACCGACAGCCTGATTGGTCGTCCCAGCCCGTTCAATGCTCAGCAGTACGTGGCCCGTGACGATGGCACCCGCGCCATCTGCTACCCGTCTCTGGCGGCCGCCGATGGCAGCTATGGCACCCAGTACAGCGTGGCCAACCTGGTTGCCAGCTCCCGTCTGACCTTTGCCCAAACCGGTTGGGTGGATGACGATGGCAAAGATGGTGTCTCCTTCACCAACTACTCTGACGTGGTCTCTACCGACTACTTCGACGGTGTGGCAGCGCCCAGCTTTACCAAAGAGAGTGGGTTTGAGCGTCGCCTGGCGGTGACCAATGACAGCTGCGTTTCCTGCCACAACAGCGAAACCAACTATCACAAGAACGGCGGCTACCAGAACGGTGGTGTGGACTGCCTGGCCTGCCACAACAACGGCCAGAACCGTGCCTCCAAGTTCTCCGGCCCGGGCTTTGGCCCGATGGTGCACTCCATGCACTGGGGTGAAGGCAACACCAAGCTGTCCGAAGACGGCACGCCCAACTCGGCCAGCAAGCTGAATGCTGAGAACTGTGTGACCTGCCACGCCGACGGTATTGACCTGTACGCCATCCCGAACCGCTACATGCTGTCTCGCGCCTACAACGAAGGTGGCGACAGCAAGGTGATGAGCTCGCCGGTGACCGCCAACTGCTACGCCTGTCACACCAGTGACTCGGCCATGAACCACATGACCCAGAATGGCGGTGAGATCAACGTGGTGGCAGACCCGATGTGGTTCACCACACCGACTGCAGAGTCGTGCGCGACCTGTCACGCAGAAGGGAAATCTTTCGGCATCGAGAAGTTCCACGTGTTTGAGCGGTAA
- a CDS encoding LysE family translocator, with product MDWPTWWLFLMAVTGLALAPGPNGLLALSHGAMYGHRTAVATVLGGISGFALIVAVSVLGLGSLLQAEPRLLMGLKFVGAFYLAWLGWQLWRAPAPDWYRANEVDSTRPLALFRTGALTALANPKVLLFFGAFIPPFINPNAPLLSQLVVMTLTFCAVEFVVEYGLARLAHQLRPLLAGWGRRFNRGCAAVFVLIAVGIPLS from the coding sequence ATGGATTGGCCTACCTGGTGGTTGTTTCTGATGGCGGTAACCGGACTGGCGTTGGCCCCCGGCCCCAATGGCCTGTTGGCTCTCAGTCATGGTGCTATGTATGGCCACCGCACTGCCGTGGCCACGGTTCTGGGTGGGATCAGTGGTTTCGCCCTGATTGTGGCGGTGTCGGTACTGGGCCTGGGCAGCTTGCTGCAGGCGGAGCCCCGCTTGCTGATGGGGCTGAAGTTTGTCGGAGCCTTCTACCTGGCATGGCTGGGCTGGCAGCTGTGGCGCGCCCCGGCCCCGGATTGGTATCGGGCCAATGAAGTGGACAGTACCCGGCCACTGGCGCTGTTTCGCACCGGTGCGCTGACGGCTCTGGCCAACCCCAAAGTACTGCTGTTCTTTGGCGCCTTTATTCCACCCTTTATCAACCCAAATGCACCGCTGCTGTCCCAGCTGGTGGTGATGACCCTGACCTTCTGTGCCGTGGAGTTTGTGGTGGAGTATGGTCTGGCGCGACTGGCGCACCAACTGCGTCCCCTGCTGGCAGGCTGGGGTCGCCGCTTTAACCGAGGCTGTGCCGCCGTGTTTGTGTTGATTGCGGTGGGAATACCGCTGAGTTAG
- a CDS encoding GlxA family transcriptional regulator — protein MSHPDQPDCRFLLLPLPEHALLAFGGFVDKLRFSADEEDLSQQRYCQWTVTGLNPGTVRASSGVEVAIDAPVTDLDLADYDYLVIFGCRQPSMAQALAAEYRPLLQRASRSGVSLVAVDNASFLLAEAGLLSDHSVALHWRHQQEFRAAFPDIPIHADVLYHLDGNRISCAGGSATIDLATALLERHCGPTRALKGLADMLVDESRAASHALRSLVDSGGKSRPVQRAVALMRQHLAGLPEGVEQLASQVGLSRRQLDRAFTEEHGMTCHQYWLELRLRHVHWRLHNSSQRLSQIADEVGFTDVSHLCRAVKRRYGATPQALRKQQLG, from the coding sequence ATGTCCCATCCTGACCAACCCGACTGCCGTTTTCTGCTGCTGCCCCTGCCGGAACACGCCCTGCTGGCGTTTGGTGGCTTCGTCGACAAACTGCGTTTCTCCGCCGACGAGGAGGACCTCAGTCAGCAGCGTTACTGCCAGTGGACGGTCACCGGCTTAAACCCGGGAACGGTCCGTGCCAGCAGCGGTGTCGAGGTGGCCATTGATGCGCCGGTGACCGACCTGGACCTGGCCGATTACGACTATCTGGTGATCTTCGGCTGTCGCCAACCCAGCATGGCCCAGGCGCTGGCAGCGGAGTACCGCCCCCTGCTGCAACGGGCCAGCCGCAGCGGCGTCAGCCTGGTGGCGGTGGACAACGCCAGCTTTCTACTGGCCGAGGCGGGATTACTGAGCGACCACAGCGTCGCCCTGCACTGGCGCCACCAGCAGGAGTTTCGTGCCGCCTTCCCGGACATCCCCATCCATGCCGACGTGCTCTATCACCTTGATGGCAACCGCATCAGTTGTGCCGGCGGCAGCGCCACCATCGATCTGGCCACCGCATTGCTGGAGCGTCACTGCGGCCCCACCCGGGCGCTGAAGGGGTTGGCAGACATGCTGGTGGATGAAAGCCGGGCCGCCAGCCATGCCCTGCGTTCGCTGGTGGACAGCGGTGGAAAATCCCGGCCGGTTCAGCGGGCGGTGGCCCTGATGCGACAACATCTGGCCGGATTGCCCGAGGGGGTGGAACAACTGGCCTCTCAGGTGGGGCTAAGCCGACGCCAGCTGGATCGCGCCTTTACCGAGGAGCACGGCATGACCTGCCACCAGTACTGGCTGGAGCTGCGTCTGCGCCATGTCCACTGGCGCCTCCACAACTCTTCCCAGCGCCTGAGCCAGATTGCCGATGAAGTGGGGTTTACCGACGTCAGCCACCTTTGCCGCGCCGTTAAACGGCGCTATGGCGCCACGCCACAAGCATTGAGAAAGCAACAGCTGGGATAA
- a CDS encoding aminotransferase class V-fold PLP-dependent enzyme yields MTDATRLSAADFHLGASTYLLNHSVGRPLKSAEAAFQRSYFAPWQDEAEGIWPQWLGCIEQFRAALGQLFNVPGARFCPQSNLSSGLTKLVMALPQFTSGRVLMSELDFPTIGYVLAQALPRGREQIQFIPAGLDVSDANVWADHMTSDTAMVFLSHAYSNTGVQAPLAEVVALAKSRGVMTLLDVAQSAGVLPLDLARLAPDFVLGSTVKWLCGGPGAGYLYIDPERLSQCQPKDVGWFSHANPFAMDIHDFQYHPGTERFWGGTPSVAPYAIAGHSIAQLVGHGIGTIREHNLRLQQQLIEALGERVVSPLEPARRSGTVILNLGSQQARLAPALNAVGIAVDERAQGVRVSPHLYNSDDDIRRVIEVVQGL; encoded by the coding sequence ATGACCGACGCCACCCGACTGAGCGCCGCCGACTTCCACCTGGGAGCAAGCACTTACCTGCTGAACCATTCGGTGGGGCGCCCGCTGAAAAGCGCCGAAGCCGCGTTCCAGCGCAGCTATTTTGCCCCCTGGCAGGATGAGGCGGAGGGGATCTGGCCGCAGTGGCTGGGCTGCATCGAGCAGTTCCGTGCTGCACTCGGGCAGTTGTTCAATGTGCCGGGCGCGCGCTTCTGCCCCCAGAGCAACCTCTCCAGCGGCCTGACCAAGCTGGTGATGGCACTGCCCCAGTTCACTTCAGGCCGGGTACTTATGAGTGAACTGGACTTTCCCACCATCGGTTATGTGCTGGCCCAGGCGCTGCCTCGTGGCCGCGAGCAGATTCAGTTTATTCCGGCCGGGCTGGACGTTTCGGACGCGAATGTCTGGGCCGATCATATGACGTCGGACACCGCCATGGTGTTTCTCAGCCACGCCTACTCCAACACCGGGGTGCAGGCGCCGCTCGCCGAGGTGGTGGCCCTGGCCAAATCCCGTGGGGTGATGACGCTGCTGGATGTGGCCCAGTCCGCCGGGGTGCTGCCCCTCGATCTGGCCCGGCTGGCGCCGGACTTTGTGCTGGGCTCCACGGTGAAGTGGCTGTGCGGTGGCCCCGGTGCCGGTTACCTCTATATCGACCCGGAACGACTGTCTCAGTGTCAGCCCAAAGATGTCGGCTGGTTCTCCCACGCCAACCCCTTTGCCATGGACATCCACGACTTCCAGTATCATCCCGGCACAGAGAGGTTCTGGGGCGGCACCCCTTCGGTGGCGCCCTATGCCATCGCCGGGCACAGCATTGCGCAGCTGGTGGGCCATGGCATCGGCACCATTCGTGAGCACAACCTGCGCCTTCAGCAGCAGCTGATCGAAGCACTGGGTGAGCGGGTGGTGTCACCCCTTGAACCCGCCCGGCGCAGCGGCACCGTGATTCTGAATCTGGGCAGCCAGCAGGCCCGCTTGGCCCCCGCTCTCAATGCCGTGGGCATCGCCGTGGACGAACGCGCCCAGGGGGTTCGGGTATCGCCGCACCTGTACAACAGCGACGACGACATCCGGCGTGTTATCGAAGTGGTGCAGGGGCTGTAA
- a CDS encoding PrnB family protein, producing MNSKVAAFDGWIRSDFVTLNNELEALYFEQDDKANVAGIGEHAKQQLEAQGREHIQTLLAQGNTDEGFDRAFDLLGNVGLYMAACRRHGLSDPDRDSSSPQQEASALAMHIAASIGVVPRFATAHLCTHNRAVDGQYKRFTDLTDERVFVDYNSKGILAFKRAADALMRVLPLGVSHPIARDLFHACADALEEVKESNRVLFNTLDPERFFYCVRPYYKPHHVGGQVYRGANAGDFAGINVIDMLLGLCQANEPSYGRMLVEKFLYMMPEDQAILRDCMRRQSLMDEFLAVAPEHHGSSWYQENLSAFLRLCELHGEIATQHHNQLVHTYIVRPSEQMDQKHMGQLTASGPALQGLLKALTDLRDRRAGAPREDILTRYNELAHLRASLG from the coding sequence ATGAACAGTAAGGTCGCGGCGTTTGATGGTTGGATCCGCTCCGACTTTGTCACCCTGAATAATGAGCTGGAAGCGCTCTACTTCGAGCAGGACGACAAGGCCAATGTGGCCGGGATTGGCGAACACGCTAAGCAGCAGCTGGAAGCGCAGGGGCGCGAACACATCCAGACCCTGCTGGCGCAGGGCAATACCGACGAAGGCTTTGACCGCGCCTTTGATCTGCTCGGCAATGTGGGCCTCTATATGGCGGCCTGCCGCCGCCACGGCCTGTCCGACCCGGACCGGGACAGCAGCTCACCGCAACAGGAGGCTTCGGCGCTGGCGATGCACATCGCCGCCTCCATTGGTGTGGTGCCCCGGTTTGCGACCGCTCACCTCTGTACCCACAACCGCGCCGTGGACGGTCAGTACAAGCGCTTTACCGACCTGACCGACGAGCGGGTGTTTGTGGACTACAACAGCAAGGGCATCCTCGCCTTTAAACGCGCCGCCGACGCGCTGATGCGGGTGCTGCCGCTGGGCGTCTCCCATCCCATCGCGCGGGATCTGTTCCACGCCTGTGCCGACGCACTGGAGGAGGTGAAGGAGTCCAACCGGGTGCTGTTCAATACCCTCGATCCGGAGCGCTTCTTCTACTGCGTGCGCCCCTACTACAAGCCCCACCACGTGGGTGGCCAGGTGTATCGCGGCGCCAACGCCGGTGACTTTGCCGGCATCAACGTCATCGATATGCTGCTGGGCCTGTGCCAGGCCAATGAGCCCTCCTATGGCCGCATGCTGGTGGAGAAATTCCTCTATATGATGCCGGAAGACCAGGCCATTCTGCGTGACTGCATGCGCCGCCAGAGCCTGATGGACGAGTTCCTGGCCGTTGCGCCTGAACATCACGGCAGCAGCTGGTATCAGGAGAACCTCAGCGCCTTCCTGCGCCTGTGTGAACTGCACGGCGAGATTGCCACTCAGCACCACAATCAGTTAGTACACACTTACATTGTGCGCCCGTCAGAACAGATGGATCAGAAACATATGGGCCAGCTGACCGCCAGTGGCCCGGCGCTGCAGGGGCTGCTCAAGGCACTGACCGACCTGCGTGACCGCCGCGCCGGGGCACCGCGAGAGGACATCCTCACCCGCTACAACGAACTGGCGCATCTGCGTGCCAGCCTGGGGTAA
- a CDS encoding DMT family protein, whose amino-acid sequence MNPIPITIGLLICSNIFMTFAWYAHLKELNNKPWIIAALISWGIALFEYLLQVPANRIGYTALNVGQLKILQEVITLMVFVPFSVYYLREPLKLDYLWSGLCLVGAVYFAFRSKLA is encoded by the coding sequence ATGAACCCCATCCCGATCACCATCGGCCTGCTGATCTGCAGCAACATCTTTATGACCTTCGCCTGGTACGCCCACCTGAAGGAGCTGAACAATAAGCCCTGGATCATCGCCGCGCTGATCAGTTGGGGCATCGCCCTGTTCGAGTACCTGTTGCAGGTGCCCGCCAACCGCATCGGCTATACCGCTTTGAACGTAGGGCAACTGAAGATCCTGCAGGAGGTGATCACCCTGATGGTGTTTGTGCCCTTCTCGGTGTACTACCTGCGCGAGCCGTTAAAGCTGGATTACCTGTGGTCCGGGCTTTGCCTGGTGGGCGCCGTCTATTTCGCGTTCCGTAGCAAACTGGCCTGA
- a CDS encoding cation:proton antiporter, with amino-acid sequence MDLFFILLILLITTRAFGEVAERLGQPGLMGELVAGIALGTFAAQYQDAIPQISGLKTSPVFETITDLGMFFIMLFAGVELQPSRLIEYSKGALAVALFGMFVPMGLGIGLGFLFLPEGPNLLAQSIFLGTALAITAVPATVRILMDLGQLDSPSGQTIISAAVFDDVLSLILLAWLTALIGGEPTDGSMVAMLLLKVALFFLITIIIGVFLYPLGGRFIGLIKQKEFEFSALLVGALAFSVLAELLELHFIVGAFMAGLFFGRNTIDERAYRAVRAKTSAMTFGFLAPIFFASVGLHLEFSAFTEVPLFVLVLLVTAFAGKFLGSGLAAKAMGLSWQESAAVGVGMSARGAVELVIADIALKAGLFNNGDHPVVAHMFSAVVIMAVVTTLLTPWMLRHIYGPPPANGSPPGNGHRSDYID; translated from the coding sequence ATGGACCTGTTTTTTATCCTTTTGATCCTGCTGATCACCACCCGCGCCTTTGGCGAGGTGGCGGAGCGACTGGGCCAGCCCGGATTGATGGGGGAGCTGGTGGCGGGGATCGCACTGGGCACTTTTGCCGCCCAGTATCAGGATGCAATTCCGCAGATCTCGGGGCTGAAAACCAGTCCGGTATTTGAAACCATCACCGATCTGGGCATGTTCTTTATCATGCTGTTCGCCGGGGTGGAGCTGCAGCCAAGCCGCCTGATTGAGTACTCGAAAGGGGCGCTGGCGGTGGCGCTGTTTGGGATGTTTGTGCCGATGGGGCTGGGGATCGGGCTGGGCTTCCTGTTCTTGCCGGAGGGCCCCAATCTGCTCGCGCAGTCGATATTCCTGGGTACCGCGCTGGCGATTACGGCGGTGCCTGCGACGGTGCGGATCCTGATGGATCTGGGCCAGCTGGATTCCCCCTCTGGCCAAACCATCATCTCGGCGGCGGTGTTTGATGATGTCCTCAGCCTGATTCTGCTGGCCTGGCTGACCGCGTTGATTGGCGGTGAACCCACCGACGGCAGCATGGTGGCGATGTTGCTGCTCAAAGTGGCGCTGTTCTTCCTGATCACCATCATTATCGGCGTCTTTCTCTACCCCCTCGGGGGCCGCTTTATCGGTCTGATTAAGCAGAAGGAGTTTGAGTTCAGTGCCCTGCTGGTGGGGGCGTTGGCGTTCTCCGTATTGGCGGAGCTGCTGGAGCTGCACTTTATCGTCGGCGCCTTTATGGCGGGTCTGTTCTTTGGCCGCAACACCATTGATGAAAGGGCCTACCGGGCGGTGCGCGCCAAAACCTCGGCCATGACCTTTGGCTTCCTTGCCCCCATCTTCTTTGCCTCAGTGGGACTGCACCTGGAGTTCAGCGCCTTTACTGAAGTGCCGCTGTTTGTGCTGGTGCTGCTGGTGACGGCGTTTGCCGGGAAATTCCTGGGCTCTGGTCTGGCGGCCAAAGCGATGGGGTTGTCCTGGCAGGAATCCGCTGCGGTTGGGGTGGGCATGAGTGCCCGTGGTGCGGTGGAGCTGGTGATCGCCGACATCGCCCTGAAGGCCGGACTGTTCAATAACGGCGACCATCCGGTGGTGGCCCACATGTTCTCCGCGGTGGTGATCATGGCGGTCGTCACCACGCTGCTAACGCCCTGGATGCTCAGGCACATCTATGGGCCTCCACCAGCGAATGGCTCCCCCCCGGGCAATGGACACCGCTCCGACTACATCGACTGA
- a CDS encoding phosphoethanolamine transferase, whose protein sequence is MTDTNAATTGGRPLWQVILALALYFTLALNLALALKLWAILDALPTVSVGFVISLPFFFIAAFNLIFHCLSWPGLTKPLFVPLLVVSSVVSYAMVQYGILPDQEVIASGMETNSHELGSYFSGSLVLWIVGFGVLPALLLWRTRIGYGGSLPRFVLLNKLVPMLASVLVIGLIAALYYVDYASVGRNNSYLRKMIIPTHFVYSIGKYVKHNYLSTPQPYQPLGEDAHVTAEPVDGKPRLLVLVIGETARAANQQLNGYERETNPYTSKMPELVYFPDVATCGTATAISVPCMFSDFDRGHYDRAKALNQDNLMDILHHAGIDILWRDNDGGSQKVANHIAYESIAADSDPNLCDGESCYDAVLLDGLAEKIGALKGDRVVVLHLMGSHGPTYFKRYPPDFSHFEPACNRADIENCSREQLVNVYDNTLRYTDWMLDQVVSLLRAHEAEYDSAMLYVSDHGESLGEDGLYLHGMPYALAPQTQTRVPMMLWMSPAFREDEGLALSCVQAQAEQGGWSQDHFFHTVLGLMKVGTGVYLPDMDTLHRCRG, encoded by the coding sequence ATGACCGACACGAACGCAGCGACCACCGGGGGGCGCCCCCTCTGGCAGGTGATTCTTGCCCTGGCGCTCTATTTCACTTTGGCGCTGAACCTGGCCCTGGCCCTGAAGCTGTGGGCCATCCTTGATGCCCTTCCGACGGTGTCAGTGGGCTTTGTCATCTCCCTGCCGTTCTTCTTCATCGCCGCCTTTAACCTGATCTTCCACTGCCTGTCCTGGCCCGGGCTGACCAAGCCCCTGTTTGTGCCGTTGCTGGTGGTGTCCAGTGTGGTCAGCTACGCCATGGTGCAGTACGGCATCCTTCCCGATCAGGAGGTGATTGCCAGCGGCATGGAAACCAACAGCCATGAGCTGGGCTCCTATTTCAGTGGGTCACTGGTGTTGTGGATCGTGGGATTCGGGGTGCTGCCGGCGTTGCTGTTGTGGCGCACCCGGATTGGCTATGGCGGTTCACTGCCGCGCTTTGTCCTGCTGAATAAGCTGGTGCCGATGCTGGCCTCGGTGCTGGTGATTGGCCTGATTGCGGCGCTCTACTACGTGGATTACGCCTCGGTGGGGCGCAACAACAGCTACCTGCGCAAGATGATCATCCCCACCCACTTCGTGTACAGCATCGGCAAGTACGTGAAGCACAACTACCTGTCGACCCCGCAGCCCTACCAGCCTTTGGGGGAGGATGCTCATGTCACTGCGGAGCCGGTTGACGGTAAGCCGCGGCTGTTGGTGTTGGTGATTGGTGAAACCGCCCGTGCCGCCAACCAGCAGCTCAATGGGTATGAGCGGGAAACCAACCCCTATACCAGCAAGATGCCGGAGCTGGTGTACTTCCCCGATGTGGCCACCTGCGGGACGGCCACCGCCATCTCGGTGCCCTGCATGTTCTCCGACTTTGACCGCGGTCATTACGACCGGGCCAAAGCGCTGAACCAGGACAACCTGATGGACATTCTCCACCACGCCGGCATCGACATCCTGTGGCGCGACAACGACGGTGGCAGCCAGAAGGTGGCGAACCACATCGCCTACGAGTCGATTGCTGCTGACAGCGACCCGAACCTGTGTGACGGGGAGTCCTGCTATGACGCGGTGTTGCTGGACGGACTGGCGGAGAAGATCGGTGCCCTGAAGGGGGACCGGGTGGTGGTACTGCACCTGATGGGCAGCCACGGTCCCACCTACTTTAAGCGCTACCCGCCGGACTTCTCCCACTTTGAACCGGCCTGCAATCGGGCCGACATCGAGAACTGCAGCCGTGAGCAGTTGGTGAACGTGTACGACAACACCCTGCGCTACACCGACTGGATGCTGGATCAGGTGGTGTCGCTGTTGCGGGCCCATGAAGCGGAATACGACAGCGCCATGCTCTATGTGTCTGACCACGGTGAGTCATTGGGTGAGGATGGCCTCTACCTGCACGGCATGCCCTATGCGCTGGCGCCCCAAACCCAGACCCGGGTACCGATGATGCTGTGGATGAGCCCGGCCTTCCGGGAGGATGAAGGGTTGGCGCTGAGCTGCGTGCAGGCGCAGGCGGAGCAGGGGGGCTGGTCGCAGGACCACTTCTTCCACACGGTGCTGGGGTTGATGAAGGTGGGCACCGGCGTGTACCTGCCTGATATGGATACCCTGCATCGCTGTCGCGGCTGA
- a CDS encoding trimeric intracellular cation channel family protein: MNEAQIITMLWAVGIVAEAMTGALAAGRRQMDLFGVVMVGCATAIGGGTVRDMLIGNYPLVWVANVEYLVAIAAAALLTVAIAPVMRYLSRLFLAIDALGLAVFSVIGAQKTLALGLDPLVAIVMGVVTGVFGGIIRDIFCQEIPLVFRKELYAIISLLTAGLYVVLDHFHVDTGLSLVVCLSLGFLFRMLAIRRHWTMPTFNYQEPAH, from the coding sequence GTGAACGAAGCTCAAATCATTACCATGTTGTGGGCGGTGGGTATCGTGGCGGAAGCCATGACCGGTGCCCTTGCCGCAGGCCGTCGCCAGATGGATCTGTTTGGTGTGGTGATGGTGGGGTGTGCCACCGCCATTGGTGGCGGCACCGTGCGTGACATGCTGATCGGCAACTACCCGCTGGTGTGGGTGGCCAACGTCGAGTATCTGGTCGCCATTGCCGCCGCGGCCCTGTTGACCGTGGCCATCGCCCCGGTGATGCGCTACCTGTCGCGCCTGTTCCTGGCCATCGATGCGCTGGGGCTGGCGGTGTTCTCGGTGATTGGTGCCCAGAAAACCCTGGCTTTGGGGCTGGACCCGCTGGTGGCTATCGTTATGGGCGTGGTCACCGGGGTGTTTGGCGGCATCATCCGCGACATCTTCTGTCAGGAGATCCCGCTGGTGTTCCGCAAAGAGCTTTATGCCATTATCTCCCTGCTGACCGCAGGGCTGTACGTGGTGCTGGATCACTTCCATGTGGACACCGGACTGTCGCTGGTGGTGTGTCTGAGCCTGGGCTTCCTGTTCCGGATGCTGGCAATTCGTCGGCACTGGACCATGCCCACCTTCAACTATCAGGAGCCCGCCCACTAA